Genomic segment of Candoia aspera isolate rCanAsp1 chromosome 2, rCanAsp1.hap2, whole genome shotgun sequence:
CTTGATTTCTGATGACTTCATTGGCATGTCTGTGTAGTTTTCCCAGCAAAACTATGGAAGGGGTCACCCATTTCCTTCTCTGGAGACGGCTTTGCTGTTTCCCAGGCTAGCCCACAGCCTTACTGTTCCTGGAAGAATTCCCATCCTAACCAACCCCAACTCTGTTTGTCTTCTGAGGCTAGGTGCTGCCACATGCTGAACCCcactgtctagggcagtgtttctcagccattttaagatgtgtggacttcaagtcccagaataccccagcagTGGGgtattctgggacttgaagtccacacatcttaaaatggctaaggttgagaaagactggtctagTGATTAAAACTGATGGGCAAGATTTTACAGGGGGGttttttttgtctctctctctctctctctttctctgttgcaACAGACCAGAGCCAAGATACAACTTTTAATCCTGCGTCATATTCTTTTCAACTGCTGCCATGtctattctcctccctgcattCTTGGGCCTGTGCTTCTGCCAACTGATTTCCAGTGCCCCCACTGAAAATGACCCTGTGGTGGTCACCAGCAGTGGACCCATTAAAGGCGTGCGACTCCTAACTAGATCTGGTGCCGTAACTGCCTATCTAGGAGTTCCATATGCTGAGCCTCCAGTGGGGAAGCTGCGTTTCCAGAAACCTGTCCCACATCAACCCTGGAGTCACGTCTTGGAGGCCACCCGCTTTGGTAAAGCTTGTCACCAAAGGACCTCTTTtggctttcctttttcaaatatgtgggtTGCCAGGATGCCACATTCCGAAGACTGTCTTTTCCTCAATATTTGGGTGCCTCACCCCCAGCCCTCCGTGCCAGTTCCTGTCCTCGTTTGGATCCATGGTGGAGGATTTATTGTTGGGGCAGGGTCTTTGGACTTATACAATGGGGCATCATTAGCTGCTACCGAGAATGTCATCGTGGCATCCATGAACTATCGGCTGGGGGTCTGGggctttctcttcttcccaccagaagtcccaggGAATATGGGCTTATGGGACCAATATCTGTCTCTGAAGTGGCTGAAAGAGAATGCAGCAGTCTTTGGTGGAGATGTAGAAAAGCTGACTCTCATTGGTCACAGTGCTGGAGCAGCCTCGGTGGGACTGCACCTCCTCTCCCCTGTGAGCCAACCCCTTTTTGCTCGAGCTGTGCTCCAGAGTGGAGCCCCCAATGCACCTTGGGCTTCGGTGCCACCTGAGAAGGTCAAGCCAATGGCCCTTTATTTAGCTGGCTTCTTGAACTGCAGAAAAGGGAATCACAGTGCCGTGGTGAGCTGTCTCCAAAATAAGGAAGCTGTTATTTTTAAGAATTTCAGCTCTTTCTTCATACCCACCTCCGATGGGGATTTCCTTCCTGAAGATCCAAAGAGACTTCTACAGACAGGGATAATTCCAGCAAAACCACTACTTATAGGTGTTACAAGAGACGATGGCTCAGTCTTTATACCTAAAGTTCTGAGCTATGACAAAATTGTGACCTGGGAGCAGGTCTTACAAGGTATAAGCATCATATTAAAAAGTCATTTTGAAGAAGACGTTTTCAGGGCTGTAGCACTTAGGTACAATGAAGAGAACCATGGGCCAGTTCCGTACCGTCAGATCTTGGCCCGTCTTAGCAAAGATCACTATTTTGTGTGCCCACTAATTGACATTGCTGCAAGGATGGTAGCAGCTGGGAGCTCTGTATACACTTACTCCTTCAATCACCACATTTCTACCTCCATATGGCAAGAGTGGATGGGTGCAGCTCATGGAACCGAGGTCCCTTATCTCTTTGGAACCCACCCATCACTTCcaggaatcaatcaatcagatgcAGAAACCGACATGGTGCTAAGCCAACGGGTGATGCACTACTGGGCCCAGTTTGCCAGAAGTGGGTAAGGTAATCTTTTGAGATGCACTTAAGCACAGCACCAGGTCATTTTCTCCATAAACCTCGGCCTCTGATATTTGTATTAGATAGTATGGGGGTTAACGTGTTGGTCTTGGATCAGGAAGACTCAGTTCAGACCAACAATGGATAAGGAGctcatggggtgactttgggccagtcagaaagggccaggttgggtgtgtctcatcagcagcgggaggaagacagcaaaggtcaggtGGGAGCAGCAGGGGTGGTGGTGTGCAGAGTAGTGGGGCAGCCGTGCAcagggtggcagagtgcagggcaacAGGGCAGCGGGGATGGCAGGGGCAGCAGAGCACAAGGTGTTGGGGGTCGGGGGCAGCGGAGCTCAGGGcagtcaaaagggcagagatgggggagataggcaggttgGGGGAAGTTGAAGTGCACCCTACGGACATAAAGGCAGGCAGGCTGTCAAGCgctcaaattttgatcatgtgaccacaggggctctgcaacagccataacttcaaggaccagttataagtaccactcgttcagcaccactgtaacttcgaacagttgctgaaggaatggtcgttaagcaaggactacctctatatgtaggaaggcaaaatataaattaaaacaacctAATCTTTGCAAAAAGCCCTGAGGCTGAAATGATAGACAGTTCGGCCAAAGTAAATTTTGGCTCACATCAACTTCTGTTCCCGAAGGACTGGGTAATAATGTGTTTCTCCAGGCGCTACGATCTGCCTTGTGGCTGACTTGCACCACTGAAAATAGtgatttaaaagcaaacaaaaataataacactTGATAATGCTCAGTTCAGGAGACAATGTAAAGTTGGGATGTCAGTCATTCCATCCTTGGCCTTGCAGTTCAGTTTGGCTGTTCTCTGTAATATGATCATTTTATTTCCTTGACAGGAATCCCACCAAATCTGGTGAAGTTCAATGGCCACTTTACAACGCTACTGAGCAGAAGGTCTTCCATATCAGCACTGAGTCGCCTCGAATCATGCAGTTTTTGCCTCCTGAGCACTGCGGTTTTTTGGCAACCCACATTTATAATGCAACAGGCATTGGTGAgttactgtcatgcgctgcctacctctgaataacgttcagacactgggttgcaaagcaggctctggtttatttcaggataggtacaacgttgttagaaaaagctgagagtgacaggagcgcgccggtgcggggtttaaataccccgcgccggtcagcgccccctcgctctcggtcacgtcacccccctttgtcccatgcgttgccctgccattggttgagggtttctaggatcgcccatcctcaggttttcattcttctgctgattgctttcagctgggcgatccccgtggtattgctgctgatggcttgggtggctccgtgatccgtttatctattgtttgttagccgttagtcgttgtgggttgatggctacttaacttgtaccccttcacctatttccttgtcattgtcatgagtgccattgcgctgattactttagctcaacggcactcatgacatactgccccctttccgaatagtgttctcccccgggtttctgggtttcccccatggagctgtcaaaacgccattttttttttttttttttttttttttttcaaagttcccgccggagtagttgtcgcccctccctttgctcctccctctaccacgtgccttcccagggtgtgtccatggtgcgcatgctcgggttctgacctggcgtgcgcatgctccaaccacaccctgtttgtttggctcagttcggcgaggcgagaggcgtggctggtcgggtgctgctcagctccaggtagggcccttttttgcttatttggagtgcgtcgcctttgttgtgtctcctgggcgttgcccccaggttgccctgttgacttgcttgccactcccccgcggccagggggcggggggagggtgctggcgatcgtttgtcaccaccccgtgggcccggggcggggggagtgagtcccgggggggggaaggtccacccaagtcgcgggcttggggggggccccttcccttggggcacgggaggcggggggaggcctgcgggggggggggttggttttgctgaccttgattgcggtttgtcggggtatgcccggtggaatgctctggtcaggtcaggcgctttaacgttgtgcgccgccacccattccgggtgggggaagtgtttccacctgaccatatagtgtagggttcctcgttgcttgcgtgagtcgaggatgtcccttatctcgaagtggtgttgcccgtcgatcataagcggtgcgggctgaggcgtgcttgggtgccatcgggaggtggttgccggttttaggaggctggtgtggaacaccgggtggagcctccggaggttgtgtggcaggtccaggcgtattgctaccgggttcactatttgcgtgactcggaacggcccgatgtacttaggccccagttttttcgagggttgggttgactttaggaacttggtggagagataggccatgtcccccgcctggaacgtcggttgttggcgccggtgcttgtcggcctgctctttgtaagcagcctgtgcctccttcagcgccgccgtgattactggccatgcttccgcgatcttccgtccccagtcgctggcgtccacctggggttccgggggttgaggtagctccggtatggggacgaagtcgcgccccgagaccacttcgaacggggtttttcccgtgctcgtgtggacggcgttgttgtatgcgacttcggcgaacgggagcagttcagcccagtcgtcctggtggtagttcgtataggatcgtataaattgctctaaggtggcattaagaacctcagtggctccgtccgtctgcggatgccaagccgtagacagggcctgttgggtccccgtcagcttcaaaaaggcccgccagaatttggaggtgaactgtgtgcccctgtcggtcaccacacgtgcgggacatccgtgtagcctgtacacgtggatgaggaagagtttggctagttgttgtgaggatgggactgacgtgcaggggatgaagtgggcctgctttgagaagtagtccttcaccacccaaatggccgttttcttctggctgggtgggaggtccactataaaatccatagagatttcctcccatgggcgggagggttctgccacccgttgcaatagccccgcgggtttgcctggtgcccgtttggcccgagcgcacgttgggcaggacgccacgtaggtttttacgtctcgcctgagcgcgggccaccagaattgccgccgtgttaggtgtagggtcttgaggaacccaaagtgtcccgcttgcttggcgtcgtgtgacctatgcaagatcgcctggcgttgcgagtccgggacgtagattctgccttccccccatgctaggtcttgcgccatcgttaccttgtcggggtttgccaggaaccaggggtcggttttgagggcggcggcgaggtccgtgcgcattccccctggtagttgcggttgccttctttccgtcgccggttgtcccgccgtcggctgcgccgtagcgtcgagctgcctccgtgcgccgcttcgggtggtcacggccatccccagttgcgaggcggataggaccgtcccaatggtgtctggggcgggctcttcgtcttggggcagccgggagagggcgtcggccaggaagttcttcttgcccggcatgaacttcaactggaaatcaaagcggctgaagaattgtgcccatcggacctgttttgggctaaggcgtctaggcgttcgtagggcctcgaggttccggtggtccgtccagacctcgaatggttgggtggctccctcgagtaggtgacgccatgtttctagtgccgatttcaccgcaaaggcttctttctcccagacgtgccatcgcctctctgtctcggagaacttccttgacaggtaggcgcatggtttcaggagccccgtggagtctttttgtaggaggatggctcccagggagaagtctgaggcgtcggcttggaccacgaacggccgttctgggtccgggtgcgcgaggattggctccgtcgtgaacagcgctttcagcttgtcgaatgcggtctggcacgcgggagtccaattcagcactgtgcctgggttcttggcgcgtctggtgtcccccacccctttggttttgaggaggtccgttaagggtagggctatctcagcgaacccccgggcgaaggacctgtagaaattcgcgaatcccaggaagctctgtagttgccgtctgttgcggggccgctcccagtttagtaccgcttcgacttttgcggggtccatctcgatgccgtccccggagattcgataccccaaatagtctaggcggtctttgtgaaactcgcactttgtgggctttgcatagagctgcgcccttctgagcttgtcgaggacttgcctgactaaggttacgtgttcctcgtatgtttttgtgtaaataaggacgtcgtcgatgtagaccaggacccctttaaacagatgttcatgcagtacctcattgatgagctgcatgaacaccccaggggcccccgcgagtccgaagggcagtaccttgtactggaaagcgcctagggggcagttgaacgccgtcttccattcgtccccctccctgattcggatgcgatagtacgcctcgcgcaggtccaatttggaaaagactttgcccgtggacaggtgggcgagcatgtccttcaccaggggtaaggggtatttgttggacagggaagccgcgtttaggccccggtagtcggtacagagccgtagggtcccgtctttcttctcccggaataggacgggggctccgaccggtgagcatgctggctctataaatcccctgtctaggtttttatcgatgaactcccggagggttgccatctccttcggggtcatcgaatagatctttggtctaggtagggggacgtcgggcagtaggtcgattcggcaatccgtcttgcggtgggggggtagttggtctgcctctgcttctccgaagacctcggagaagtcggcgtattgttccgggaggtctgcagtggtagcggcgttgtcttgtgtggtcgcctccgctcgtcctaccgtggggttgcttttgccagctggtactggtgctcgatactcgccgtcgccgaatgtgaaggtgcgggtcgcccagttgatccgcgggttgtttttcgcgagccatggcatccccaggactgcaatgggccgtccgatgggcgtgactacgaacgatgtgcgctcggtgtgagtgcccatttgcagggtgaccggctcggtttgtagcgtggctggtttcccccccgctgtggagccgtccagctggtggaatgccagcggcgtggggagggggaagcagcggagttcgagtttggcgactaggtcggggtggataaggttttttgagcaccccgagtccactagtgccgcggccgtggtggctccgttgccggccgagagttgaattgctgccaatattacggagcttttgtcgtttcgttgaggtggttcgcgttgctgtcccgccgcctgcctcgccacgcgtttcagggcaagcggggagcatttcccgccggctggtcggggtcggtattgtcctcttctccccagtaagcgtcccagccctcttccggtgtcgctgtggccacggtcattcggcggtgagggggcggccccgggttgggtggtttggggctaattttcggggcgggcttgggcgcgctggtcggcggtcggttggcgaagcagtccgccgtcttgtgccctaatttgccacacctcccgcagggctcccggttgaacttctttttagggtatatggggccggccatccccccgtgtggtgcgggtacctttttcccgacgtagtttgtgtcttccgtggttgtcataaggaaggtgcggtgcgcgtgttcggctttccccgcgaggtggatccacccgtgtaacgtttctgggtcgtcgcggtagagggcccattggagaacgtcgcggttgagcccctttttgaagatttccagcagggtggtctcagaccagtcgcagacctttcccgcgagggctttgaactccagggcgtagtcagggaccgtgcgtgcgccctgtttaagtctctggagtgcgcttttcgcccgtactttggctagggggtcttcgaaatagtttttcatctcgttgatgaaagcagggaaggtggcgagggcgggggagctggactcgtacagttggacgtaccagtccgccgccctgtcttggagtttgattgccacggcgccgatcttgtcggcctcggagtcataggagtgtccgtgcctccccatgaactccctagcgttggtgacgaaaaacgagagttttgagggggtcccatcgaagaagatggggaagtcctttggggcccgggcgttttgcgcggccccgcctctcgcttcccgggatgtggtgtcggccgcctgtgccgtctgctggctttccgctggctcgtgtgggttcggtgcttcgctcggggtgtgggcttgtgcggggacgtcattgggtggcgcggggggcataagcgcctggagcatggtccggagttccgtcagctgagcccgcatggccgcgagttcagctcgtgcctcctcgtccacagcccgcaccgccgctggggccggttccgttggcgcgtcctcggggggggggggttcatcgtccctccgccgcgggtccgcttcctcctccgtctgatgggtgtctccgtcgtcctcctccgtgtcgagcaccgtggggctgtcgctccacgcccgttgctggggtgcgatgtggggcgcggggtcctccgctggtttcggaagtcgtgctgctccctcccgcggtcgggttgcctccgtcgccatctccccttggggttggagctgaggctcgggtcgggtggggcgggcgtccatggctccgggagtccgcggtgcctctggcctcggtcggtcctcctctgtctcttgccgcgcggctcgccctccttgcccgcgccgttccggcctcatcttgctggtcttctcgccgtctactcctcccgcggctcgttgtcgtccggtggggctcggcgaggctgagtttatgactctcagctttatgtcatgcgctgcctacctctgaataacgttcagacactgggttgcaaagcaggctctggtttatttcaggataggtacaacgttgttagaaaaagctgagagtgacaggagcgcgccggtgcggggtttaaataccccgcgccggtcagcgccccctcgctctcggtcacgtcacccccctttgtcccatgcgttgccctgccattggttgagggtttctaggatcgcccatcctcaggttttcattcttctgctgattgctttcagctgggcgatccccgtggtattgctgctgatggcttgggtggctccgtgatccgtttatctattgtttgttagccgttagtcgttgtgggttgatggctacttaacttgtaccccttcacctatttccttgtcattgtcatgagtgccattgcgctgattactttagctcaacggcactcatgacagttactgCTCCATTCCCATATGGCAACCAAAATCACTTCACACCATCCATTTTTTAATTCCTAACAAATGGAGTTGCCAAAGATGCATTCAGCATCAGTGGGCCCCCAGAATTGGGTATTCTAGTGTTGTGGGTATTTTGGCACATATCACTAGCCTTATGCCACTGATGGTATAAATCTGAATGTTTTGGATTTTGACTTGATTAAAACTTGAGTGGCTTGAAAATGGACAAGGCAGTTGTATCATTTTCAGTAAGGTGATGTTACACTGATGTTTTCTGCAGAATATTTGTAGAAGGGAAACTCCAATGAACTCTGGTGTATCTGTATAATTACTACATAAATTGTGGAATCACCCACAGTTATACAGCAGTGGCTccagtagtttgttttgttttgttttgttttgttttgttttgttttaatttaatttaatttaatttaatttaatttaatttaatttaatttaatttaatttaatttaatttaatttaatttaattgttttattttattttgttttgttttattttgttttatttattattttcccttttccAGATGCAGCCCAAGGAGATGCTGCATCATTGAGTCAAACAAAAGACAAGAACTGACCAGAAATGAATGAAAGG
This window contains:
- the LOC134488966 gene encoding cholinesterase-like → MSILLPAFLGLCFCQLISSAPTENDPVVVTSSGPIKGVRLLTRSGAVTAYLGVPYAEPPVGKLRFQKPVPHQPWSHVLEATRFGKACHQRTSFGFPFSNMWVARMPHSEDCLFLNIWVPHPQPSVPVPVLVWIHGGGFIVGAGSLDLYNGASLAATENVIVASMNYRLGVWGFLFFPPEVPGNMGLWDQYLSLKWLKENAAVFGGDVEKLTLIGHSAGAASVGLHLLSPVSQPLFARAVLQSGAPNAPWASVPPEKVKPMALYLAGFLNCRKGNHSAVVSCLQNKEAVIFKNFSSFFIPTSDGDFLPEDPKRLLQTGIIPAKPLLIGVTRDDGSVFIPKVLSYDKIVTWEQVLQGISIILKSHFEEDVFRAVALRYNEENHGPVPYRQILARLSKDHYFVCPLIDIAARMVAAGSSVYTYSFNHHISTSIWQEWMGAAHGTEVPYLFGTHPSLPGINQSDAETDMVLSQRVMHYWAQFARSGNPTKSGEVQWPLYNATEQKVFHISTESPRIMQFLPPEHCGFLATHIYNATGIDAAQGDAASLSQTKDKN